Proteins encoded by one window of Cyclobacteriaceae bacterium:
- a CDS encoding YigZ family protein: protein MSYLSLTQNEGITLHNQPFSFKTIQEPSTGSYKEKGSKFLAFAYPVRSEAEIREKLEGLRKKYFDARHHCFAWMLGPEKQKFRTFDDGEPNHSAGDPILGQIRSYDLTNILIVVVRYFGGVKLGVGGLIGAYRAAAADALANAIIIEEEVSEVLEIRYSYAAMPEIMRLVKANGLRISGQKFSQENVMKVICPLRIRDELLNKLERMRVDHPTLLFRIANEEASA, encoded by the coding sequence ATGAGTTACCTTTCTTTGACGCAAAATGAGGGCATAACGTTGCACAATCAGCCGTTTTCATTCAAAACAATTCAGGAGCCATCTACCGGCTCCTACAAGGAAAAGGGGAGCAAATTCCTTGCATTTGCCTATCCGGTGCGCTCAGAAGCTGAAATCCGTGAAAAGCTGGAAGGCCTAAGAAAGAAATATTTTGATGCCCGTCATCATTGTTTTGCCTGGATGTTAGGTCCCGAAAAGCAGAAATTTCGCACATTTGATGATGGTGAACCTAATCACTCTGCCGGTGATCCGATTTTGGGTCAGATCCGGTCGTATGACCTAACCAACATTTTAATTGTAGTGGTGCGGTATTTCGGTGGGGTGAAGTTGGGCGTTGGTGGGTTGATTGGTGCGTATCGGGCGGCAGCCGCGGATGCATTGGCCAATGCAATTATCATCGAAGAGGAGGTTAGTGAGGTTCTTGAAATCCGGTATAGTTATGCAGCCATGCCGGAAATCATGCGGCTTGTAAAAGCAAACGGATTACGTATTTCTGGCCAGAAATTTTCGCAAGAAAATGTAATGAAAGTAATATGTCCCTTACGAATAAGAGATGAACTATTAAACAAACTTGAGCGGATGCGGGTTGATCATCCGACACTACTGTTTCGCATCGCAAACGAGGAGGCATCAGCTTAA
- a CDS encoding lysoplasmalogenase has protein sequence MRTLFLTLFGIASLAELSAHVFNWPDVRLISKPLLLILLTVWYIASSRNKNQPLSIMLLAALIFSWGGDVLLMGTGDLYFMLGLGSFLLAHVFYIFTFRQFRNEDETNALQGLQRIRFAFPIILFGTGLVIILYPNLGGLTVPVLIYAGVLTVMVLNALFRFGRTNASSFAYVFGGAILFMVSDSILAINKFLEPIEGAGIWIMLTYIAAQFFIVKGLLKHD, from the coding sequence ATGAGGACTCTTTTTTTGACTTTGTTTGGCATTGCTTCACTGGCGGAACTATCGGCACATGTATTCAATTGGCCGGATGTACGGTTGATAAGTAAACCCTTGTTGCTGATTTTATTGACGGTATGGTATATCGCATCATCGCGTAATAAAAATCAACCGCTCTCAATCATGTTGCTCGCAGCTTTGATTTTTTCATGGGGTGGCGATGTGTTATTAATGGGCACCGGTGATTTGTATTTCATGTTGGGCCTCGGTTCATTTCTGCTGGCACATGTGTTTTACATTTTTACGTTTCGTCAGTTTCGCAATGAAGATGAGACCAATGCGTTACAAGGCCTTCAACGCATCCGGTTTGCTTTTCCGATTATTTTATTTGGAACGGGGTTGGTTATAATTCTTTATCCGAATTTAGGTGGACTCACGGTTCCGGTTTTGATCTATGCCGGTGTATTAACCGTAATGGTGCTGAACGCCTTGTTTCGGTTTGGTCGAACAAACGCATCGAGTTTTGCTTATGTGTTTGGTGGCGCTATCTTGTTCATGGTTTCAGATTCGATTTTAGCGATCAACAAATTTCTTGAGCCAATTGAGGGCGCAGGTATCTGGATCATGCTCACCTACATCGCAGCACAATTTTTTATTGTGAAAGGATTGCTGAAGCACGATTAA
- a CDS encoding DUF962 domain-containing protein, with protein MRRIDALLSEYGESHQNETNKAIHWICVPLIFFSVVGLVASIPSGVVQNFLGANPYANWATVVLVLAIVYYVTLSIPLSLGMMLFSALCLFGVNYIVQLNIAPLWAVCLGIFVLAWIGQFYGHKVEGKKPSFFKDLQFLLIGPAWLMHFVYKKIGIPY; from the coding sequence ATGAGAAGAATTGATGCCCTGCTTTCAGAATATGGTGAAAGTCACCAGAATGAAACCAACAAAGCGATTCATTGGATTTGTGTGCCTTTGATTTTTTTTAGCGTGGTGGGATTAGTGGCCTCCATTCCATCGGGTGTGGTGCAGAATTTTTTAGGTGCGAATCCGTATGCCAACTGGGCAACAGTAGTGTTGGTGTTGGCTATTGTATATTACGTAACACTCTCTATACCGTTAAGCCTGGGCATGATGCTGTTCTCCGCGCTTTGTTTATTTGGCGTTAACTATATCGTACAACTAAATATTGCCCCACTTTGGGCGGTGTGTCTTGGCATTTTTGTGTTGGCTTGGATCGGTCAGTTTTACGGACATAAGGTTGAGGGAAAAAAGCCTTCCTTTTTTAAAGACCTCCAGTTTTTGTTGATTGGTCCGGCCTGGCTGATGCATTTTGTCTACAAGAAAATTGGCATTCCGTATTGA
- a CDS encoding alpha/beta hydrolase, translating to MGQFLILLIFLLGAVCVNAQSLYVKTFGNPTDRPVIYLHGGPGGSILDFEITTAEKLAAQGFFVIAYDRRGEGRSEDDQALFTYEQTVNDLNDLYSQYNLKTATLLGHSFGGIVGALYAERFPEKTERLILAGTPVSLQQSLKTILQSVSTIATSKGDSTLLQQVNRVKSFDTASIYYSSGCFMLAMQNGLYTAKNPSASATKLFTDLQNNELLKDYTSFITANNYKTVLNPTMGFWKNESYTLIDISEKIKSLKEKGVAVYGIYGKDDGLFDTTHIRSIQDIIGCENRFAWLENCSHGVFIDQQEVFLELLKNWIR from the coding sequence ATGGGACAATTCCTAATCTTACTGATTTTCTTGTTGGGTGCAGTGTGTGTAAACGCACAATCGCTTTATGTGAAAACCTTTGGCAACCCAACGGACCGGCCTGTAATTTATCTGCATGGCGGTCCCGGTGGAAGCATACTTGACTTTGAAATAACCACTGCGGAAAAGTTAGCCGCACAAGGATTTTTTGTGATTGCCTACGACCGCAGAGGCGAAGGCCGATCAGAAGATGACCAGGCACTATTTACCTATGAGCAAACCGTGAACGACCTGAATGATTTGTACAGTCAGTACAATCTCAAAACGGCCACTTTACTGGGGCACAGCTTTGGAGGTATAGTGGGCGCACTCTATGCAGAACGTTTTCCTGAAAAAACCGAACGTCTTATTTTGGCTGGCACTCCAGTTTCGTTACAGCAAAGTCTGAAAACCATTTTGCAATCGGTATCAACTATTGCTACAAGTAAGGGAGACTCAACGCTATTGCAGCAGGTTAACCGGGTGAAGAGCTTTGATACAGCATCAATCTATTATAGCTCAGGGTGCTTCATGCTGGCTATGCAAAACGGATTGTACACCGCAAAAAATCCAAGTGCATCTGCCACGAAACTATTCACCGACTTGCAAAACAATGAACTGCTTAAGGATTACACTTCATTCATTACTGCTAACAACTATAAAACGGTGTTAAATCCAACCATGGGCTTTTGGAAGAATGAGTCGTACACATTAATCGACATTTCAGAAAAAATTAAATCGCTGAAAGAAAAAGGTGTAGCTGTTTATGGTATTTATGGAAAAGATGATGGCCTGTTCGATACAACACACATACGCAGCATTCAGGATATTATCGGTTGTGAAAATAGATTTGCCTGGCTTGAAAACTGTTCGCACGGAGTTTTTATTGACCAACAGGAAGTATTTTTAGAGCTTCTAAAGAACTGGATCAGGTAA
- a CDS encoding head GIN domain-containing protein, with product MKKVLLALLVFGTTLAFAQSRETRNVDTFNKIAFGLPGKAIVTQGSPQKVELEGSKDVLERADVYVEGGKLVIRSKDRWGDWNWGRDERITVYITVKDINALSVSGSGDLEARTKITTGDLDLKVSGSGSLRAEIEANNVDASVSGSGAIVLRGACNNMESNISGSGDVEATIKVANKLDVSISGSGKLVASGSATLVKTTISGSGRVRAADLEANTCDVKIAGSGSVEINVKTELNANISGSGSVSYKGNPNHVNANSSGSGKVRKIS from the coding sequence ATGAAAAAAGTATTACTCGCCCTGTTGGTGTTTGGCACCACCCTCGCCTTTGCTCAAAGTCGTGAAACCCGTAATGTCGATACCTTCAATAAGATTGCCTTCGGCTTGCCCGGAAAGGCCATTGTTACACAAGGCTCACCACAAAAGGTTGAATTGGAAGGCAGCAAGGATGTGCTTGAGCGTGCTGATGTGTATGTAGAAGGCGGCAAACTGGTGATCCGCTCCAAAGATCGCTGGGGCGACTGGAACTGGGGACGTGATGAACGCATTACCGTATACATTACAGTTAAGGATATTAATGCACTAAGCGTAAGCGGATCGGGCGACCTGGAAGCACGAACAAAAATTACAACCGGTGATCTTGATTTGAAAGTAAGCGGAAGCGGCTCACTCCGCGCAGAAATTGAAGCAAACAATGTTGACGCGAGTGTTTCAGGCTCCGGGGCAATTGTACTTCGTGGCGCCTGCAACAATATGGAAAGTAACATCAGTGGCTCGGGCGATGTAGAGGCTACCATTAAAGTTGCCAACAAACTGGATGTGAGCATCTCAGGTTCTGGCAAGTTGGTGGCCAGCGGAAGTGCCACTTTAGTGAAGACCACCATCAGCGGCTCAGGTCGTGTGCGCGCTGCCGATTTAGAGGCCAATACCTGTGATGTGAAAATTGCCGGATCAGGCAGTGTGGAAATAAACGTGAAGACTGAACTGAATGCCAATATCAGCGGTAGTGGAAGTGTTAGCTACAAAGGCAATCCAAATCATGTGAACGCCAATTCGAGTGGAAGTGGTAAGGTGCGGAAGATCTCTTGA
- a CDS encoding DUF4442 domain-containing protein, whose amino-acid sequence MFSPEEILQKAKTSAFYLSLLNWSLARMIPFNKPHGFKVLSVEDYRLKTLMPYKRSNFNHIRGLHACGLATISEFTTGFLLLSSLDMKKYRIIMQRLEMDYHYQGKMDATAEFTISKEWLDDQVIKPLQTQESVIIPCEVKIHDIKGNHLTTGKVFWQIKDWARVKTKLS is encoded by the coding sequence ATGTTCAGCCCCGAAGAAATTCTCCAAAAAGCAAAAACATCTGCGTTTTATTTAAGCCTGCTTAACTGGTCGCTTGCACGGATGATCCCGTTCAATAAACCACATGGATTCAAGGTACTGTCTGTTGAAGATTATCGGTTAAAAACCTTGATGCCCTATAAAAGAAGCAACTTCAATCACATTCGTGGATTGCATGCCTGTGGGTTGGCTACCATTTCAGAGTTTACTACCGGCTTTCTTTTGCTCAGCAGCCTGGATATGAAGAAGTACCGGATTATTATGCAGCGCCTGGAAATGGATTATCACTACCAGGGTAAAATGGATGCAACGGCTGAGTTCACCATTTCAAAAGAATGGCTGGACGACCAGGTTATTAAACCACTTCAAACTCAGGAATCCGTGATTATTCCCTGTGAGGTAAAAATTCACGATATAAAAGGCAACCACCTGACTACCGGAAAAGTGTTTTGGCAGATTAAAGACTGGGCACGGGTAAAAACCAAGCTTAGCTAA
- a CDS encoding MFS transporter, producing the protein MKSNSVYNRQFWMLCVSSLLFFASFNMLIPELPAYLTSLGGPEYKGLIISLFTVTAMVSRPFSGKMADKVGRKSVMIVGSLVCCFASLMYPAVSTVFGFLLLRLVHGFSTGFTPTGLTAYLSDIIPANKRGEAMGLLGTAGTVGMAAGPVVGGAVANNFGLDFMFYTSSMFSIASILVVMGVKETLTERKGFTTEVFKIHKRDLLEPRVLVTCIVMLLTAYSYGAVFTVIPDFGESVGIKNKGLLFGFLTVASLSVRLIAGRASDRYGRRRILMISSMLCTVAMALLAVGETQRDLMIAITLYGAAHGMTSPTLLAWATDLSDEKHKGRGISSLYIFMEMGIGIGAFSSGLIIANNPTNFFTTFVTCSLLCFVAFCYLIIHWQRHIRKAKEQTPQP; encoded by the coding sequence GTGAAAAGTAATTCCGTTTACAACCGCCAGTTCTGGATGCTTTGTGTAAGCTCGCTGCTATTCTTTGCGAGTTTCAATATGCTCATTCCGGAACTACCGGCATACCTAACCAGTCTGGGTGGGCCAGAGTACAAAGGACTAATCATTTCATTATTCACCGTTACCGCCATGGTTTCGCGCCCATTCAGCGGTAAAATGGCCGATAAGGTTGGCCGCAAGTCGGTGATGATTGTGGGTTCGTTGGTGTGTTGCTTTGCCAGCTTAATGTATCCTGCGGTCTCTACGGTATTCGGATTTTTGTTGTTACGCCTCGTTCATGGATTTTCAACCGGCTTTACACCAACCGGACTTACAGCCTACTTGTCGGATATTATTCCTGCCAACAAACGGGGTGAAGCCATGGGCTTGCTTGGTACGGCTGGTACAGTAGGTATGGCTGCAGGCCCGGTGGTGGGTGGTGCGGTAGCCAATAATTTCGGATTGGATTTCATGTTTTACACATCATCCATGTTTTCCATTGCGTCTATTTTGGTGGTGATGGGTGTGAAAGAAACTTTAACCGAACGTAAGGGCTTTACTACCGAAGTGTTCAAAATTCACAAACGCGATTTGCTGGAGCCGCGGGTGTTGGTAACGTGCATCGTGATGTTGCTTACGGCTTATTCGTATGGTGCGGTGTTTACGGTAATCCCTGATTTCGGTGAATCGGTAGGGATTAAAAACAAAGGATTGCTGTTTGGTTTTTTAACTGTGGCGTCCTTATCGGTTCGCCTGATTGCAGGGCGCGCGTCTGATCGGTATGGAAGAAGACGAATCCTGATGATCTCATCGATGCTATGCACGGTAGCGATGGCGTTGCTGGCGGTTGGTGAAACACAACGCGACTTGATGATTGCCATTACCCTATACGGTGCAGCGCACGGCATGACATCACCCACGTTGCTGGCGTGGGCAACGGATTTGAGTGATGAAAAACACAAGGGAAGGGGAATTTCCAGTCTGTATATATTTATGGAGATGGGCATTGGTATTGGAGCCTTTTCAAGCGGATTAATTATCGCTAATAATCCTACCAACTTTTTCACGACCTTCGTTACCTGCTCCCTGCTGTGTTTTGTTGCTTTTTGTTACCTCATCATTCATTGGCAACGCCACATCCGGAAAGCAAAAGAACAAACGCCACAACCATGA
- the nhaC gene encoding Na+/H+ antiporter NhaC has product MTEKKQATLLQALIPILALIALLFLNVIVFGSDAIGGANQIVLLLAAGVAGLVAWQLGYTYEEINDSIVRSISSAMAAIIILLTIGSLSGTWLLSGIVPAMIYYGLKILNPTIFLFAAATVCAIVSVATGSSWSTIATVGIALLGIGQALDLPEGVVAGAIISGAYFGDKMSPLSDTTNLAPAMAGTDLFTHIRYMAYTTVPSLIITLIIFLVWGFTFDTAATQTDSNEVLVALESAFNLTPWLFVVPALVIFMIIKRVPAAPALLIGALLGGLFAVIFQPNVVNQVSGIEGDYVKSSFVAVMNALSTTIHVQTDNAEINDLLTGKGMYGMLNTVWLIICAMIFGGVMESCGLLKRIADEIIRFAKSTGSLVTSTAATCLFFNVTASDQYMAIAVPGRMYADTYRKRGLKPEVLSRTLEDSGTVTSVLVPWNTCGATQSGVLGIATAVYAPYTFFCIISPLMTILFAYLNIKIRRLDDEPEKPAA; this is encoded by the coding sequence ATGACAGAAAAAAAACAGGCTACACTGCTTCAGGCGCTTATCCCCATTCTGGCACTCATTGCCCTTCTTTTCCTAAATGTGATAGTGTTCGGCTCGGATGCGATTGGTGGCGCCAATCAAATTGTGTTGTTGCTGGCGGCCGGAGTGGCCGGATTAGTTGCGTGGCAGTTGGGCTATACGTATGAAGAAATCAACGACAGCATTGTGCGGAGCATCAGCTCGGCCATGGCGGCCATCATCATCTTACTCACCATCGGTTCACTTTCGGGCACCTGGCTGCTCAGCGGCATTGTGCCGGCCATGATTTACTACGGACTAAAAATTTTAAACCCAACCATATTTCTTTTTGCGGCTGCCACCGTATGTGCTATTGTTTCTGTAGCCACTGGCAGTTCGTGGTCAACCATTGCCACAGTAGGCATTGCACTTTTGGGTATCGGTCAGGCGCTTGATTTACCCGAAGGTGTAGTAGCAGGCGCCATTATATCGGGTGCATACTTTGGTGATAAGATGTCGCCTTTATCAGACACAACAAACCTGGCACCGGCCATGGCCGGCACCGACTTGTTTACGCACATCCGCTACATGGCGTACACCACGGTTCCCTCACTTATCATTACATTAATCATTTTTTTGGTGTGGGGTTTTACCTTCGATACGGCAGCAACACAAACCGATTCCAACGAAGTACTGGTTGCCCTGGAGTCGGCTTTTAACCTCACACCGTGGTTATTTGTAGTACCTGCCCTCGTAATCTTTATGATCATCAAACGTGTGCCGGCCGCCCCTGCATTATTGATAGGTGCACTGTTGGGCGGACTGTTCGCAGTAATTTTTCAACCGAACGTGGTTAACCAGGTTTCGGGCATTGAAGGCGATTACGTGAAATCATCTTTTGTTGCCGTGATGAATGCATTATCGACTACCATTCATGTGCAAACAGATAATGCAGAAATTAATGATTTACTTACCGGAAAAGGCATGTACGGTATGCTTAACACGGTATGGCTGATTATCTGTGCGATGATTTTTGGCGGGGTAATGGAATCGTGCGGCTTGCTGAAACGCATTGCCGATGAGATTATCCGGTTCGCCAAATCAACCGGATCGTTAGTTACCTCTACAGCTGCTACGTGCTTGTTTTTTAATGTTACTGCATCCGATCAATACATGGCCATTGCTGTACCCGGTCGCATGTATGCTGATACCTATCGCAAGCGTGGCCTGAAGCCCGAAGTGCTAAGCCGGACATTGGAGGACTCCGGAACGGTTACCTCAGTACTGGTTCCGTGGAATACGTGTGGGGCAACGCAATCGGGTGTGCTGGGTATTGCCACGGCCGTATACGCCCCGTATACATTTTTTTGTATCATCAGTCCGCTGATGACGATTTTATTTGCGTACTTGAATATTAAGATCAGGAGATTGGATGACGAGCCCGAAAAACCCGCAGCATAA
- a CDS encoding 3'-5' exonuclease → MTSPKNPQHNGTVTISHEEISSLPLKAFKGKIILLQEEAKLAKAFDEIKEHEAIGFDTETRPSFKKGVIHKVSLLQIAIPEKVFLVRLNQTGMARPIVDFLENDVVQKAGIGIRDDVKALNRLARFQPGGFTELSTLARQAGLQVESVKKLAALLLGFRISKAAQTSNWEAATLTKKQLEYAATDAWVCLEIYRKLRS, encoded by the coding sequence ATGACGAGCCCGAAAAACCCGCAGCATAATGGTACGGTAACGATCTCGCATGAAGAGATAAGCTCCTTGCCACTGAAAGCATTCAAGGGCAAGATCATTCTCCTTCAGGAAGAAGCGAAGCTGGCCAAAGCGTTTGATGAAATTAAAGAGCACGAAGCCATTGGTTTCGATACGGAGACCCGTCCGAGTTTTAAAAAGGGTGTTATTCACAAAGTATCGCTTTTACAAATAGCTATCCCCGAAAAGGTATTTCTGGTTCGGCTAAACCAAACCGGTATGGCCAGGCCCATTGTTGACTTTCTGGAAAATGATGTGGTTCAAAAAGCAGGCATCGGCATTCGCGATGATGTAAAAGCCCTCAACCGATTAGCCCGTTTTCAGCCAGGTGGGTTTACTGAATTATCAACACTTGCACGTCAGGCAGGTTTACAGGTTGAAAGCGTAAAAAAACTTGCCGCACTCTTACTGGGTTTTCGTATTTCAAAAGCGGCACAAACATCCAACTGGGAAGCTGCCACGCTAACCAAAAAACAATTAGAGTATGCCGCTACGGATGCATGGGTGTGTTTGGAGATTTATAGAAAGCTGAGATCTTAG
- a CDS encoding RNA polymerase sigma factor, producing MDFETLYRLYWGKIFRVCMGYVGDRDLAQDIAQDTFVIVWQQLSSFRNESNIGTWIYRIATNNCLRQLEKQKRSTHQELSHHLPEEKQQDLEPQIQLLYQFIAELPEIDRIIISLELEDVKQAEIAQIVGLSESNIRVKIHRIKERLNKRFKEHGE from the coding sequence ATGGATTTTGAAACCTTATACCGTTTGTACTGGGGTAAAATCTTCAGGGTGTGCATGGGCTATGTTGGCGATCGCGATTTGGCACAAGACATTGCACAGGACACATTTGTTATTGTGTGGCAGCAACTGTCATCATTCAGAAATGAATCGAACATCGGCACATGGATATATCGCATCGCCACCAATAACTGCCTGAGGCAGCTGGAAAAACAAAAACGATCAACGCACCAGGAATTGTCGCACCACCTGCCAGAAGAGAAACAACAAGACCTTGAGCCACAGATTCAATTACTCTATCAGTTCATAGCCGAGCTTCCTGAAATTGACCGCATTATTATTTCGCTTGAGCTTGAAGATGTTAAGCAAGCCGAAATAGCACAAATCGTAGGGCTTTCGGAAAGTAACATTCGGGTAAAAATCCATCGCATAAAAGAACGCTTGAATAAAAGATTTAAGGAACATGGAGAATAA
- a CDS encoding saccharopine dehydrogenase C-terminal domain-containing protein has protein sequence MMKKIIVLGAGLVGKAIALDLAPAFEVTSVDINDESLQALQAQGVKTQKADLSDQALLAELIKPFDLVVGAVPGFMGYQTVKTVIEAGKNMVDISFFPEDPFLLDELAKKSNVTIVTDCGVAPGMGNIILGYHNSRMKISHYECLVGGLPVVREWPYEYKAVFSPIDVIEEYVRPARYVQNGDVVVREALSDPELIHFDGVGTLESWNSDGLRSLIKTMPNIPNMIEKTLRYPGCIEYLRVLRETGFFSYEEIDVKGVKIRPIDLTAKLLFPKWKLKPGEEEFTVMRIRIAGEEKDKQKTYQYNLLDRTEKSTGTLSMARTTGYTCTAAVHLVAHEAFNRKGICPPEYLGEEEAHFQFVLKYLKERNVHYSVTE, from the coding sequence ATGATGAAAAAAATTATTGTACTGGGCGCAGGACTCGTTGGAAAAGCCATCGCCCTGGATCTTGCTCCCGCTTTCGAAGTTACTTCCGTAGACATTAATGATGAGTCGCTGCAGGCCTTGCAGGCGCAAGGTGTAAAAACACAAAAAGCAGATTTGTCCGATCAGGCGTTGCTTGCGGAGTTGATAAAACCCTTTGACCTCGTTGTAGGTGCAGTACCGGGTTTCATGGGCTATCAAACCGTAAAAACTGTTATTGAAGCCGGCAAAAACATGGTAGATATTTCATTTTTTCCGGAAGATCCGTTTTTACTGGATGAACTGGCAAAAAAGAGTAACGTAACCATTGTTACGGATTGTGGTGTGGCACCCGGCATGGGCAACATCATTTTAGGATATCATAACAGCCGCATGAAAATTTCGCACTACGAGTGCCTGGTGGGCGGATTACCCGTTGTGCGTGAATGGCCGTATGAATATAAAGCGGTGTTTTCACCGATTGATGTGATTGAAGAATATGTACGACCAGCACGTTACGTACAAAACGGAGACGTAGTTGTCAGAGAAGCCCTTTCCGATCCGGAGCTGATTCATTTCGATGGTGTGGGCACGTTGGAGTCCTGGAATTCAGATGGGTTGCGTTCCTTAATTAAAACCATGCCGAATATTCCGAACATGATTGAGAAGACATTACGCTATCCGGGGTGTATTGAATATTTGCGTGTGCTTCGCGAAACCGGCTTCTTCTCGTATGAGGAAATAGACGTAAAAGGAGTAAAAATCCGCCCAATTGACCTTACCGCGAAACTGCTCTTTCCGAAATGGAAGCTAAAACCCGGAGAAGAAGAATTTACCGTGATGCGCATTCGCATTGCCGGAGAAGAAAAAGACAAACAAAAAACCTATCAATACAACCTCCTCGACCGCACTGAAAAATCAACGGGTACGCTTTCCATGGCGCGCACTACCGGGTATACGTGTACAGCGGCCGTTCACCTGGTTGCCCATGAAGCGTTCAACCGCAAGGGCATTTGCCCGCCTGAATACCTGGGCGAGGAAGAGGCGCATTTTCAATTTGTATTGAAGTACCTGAAAGAGAGAAATGTTCACTACTCGGTAACGGAATAA
- a CDS encoding GNAT family N-acetyltransferase — MNDFLFTDKPPAADYRADVKTYIFHDERHLKLQAESGWRSFYVLNQKHKTIVGIVHVHINGQVAVSPLKASFGSFVWSTSLPPEMLFRFIGFVEDSLTSSGVTSVTYTNPATDYQPDQLQLLHVLLSNAGYRIQAAEAGAVISVTHESLETKMDDWEVRKLKQAREAEFVFASATVNPVDEIFQFILNARKEKGYSLSMTQVMMERTVEVFPDQFIFFEVMKGYERAAASIAIRVADDILYNFYSAHHSRYDAWSPVVMLIDGMYGWCQQHGIRLLDLGTSAVENQPNFSLLDFKLRLGAQPTAKLTFTKDLT, encoded by the coding sequence TTGAATGATTTTCTGTTTACGGATAAGCCTCCCGCTGCCGATTATCGCGCAGACGTTAAAACCTATATCTTTCACGATGAGCGACATTTGAAATTGCAAGCCGAATCCGGATGGCGATCTTTTTATGTCCTCAATCAAAAACATAAAACCATTGTTGGAATCGTTCATGTTCATATCAATGGCCAGGTTGCTGTAAGCCCGCTTAAGGCATCCTTTGGTTCTTTTGTTTGGAGTACCTCACTGCCTCCTGAAATGTTATTTCGGTTTATTGGTTTTGTTGAGGATTCGTTAACGTCATCGGGAGTTACATCGGTTACGTACACCAATCCAGCTACGGATTATCAACCGGATCAGCTGCAATTGTTACACGTACTACTGAGCAATGCGGGCTACCGCATTCAGGCAGCTGAAGCCGGTGCAGTAATATCTGTTACGCATGAATCACTCGAAACAAAAATGGACGATTGGGAGGTTCGGAAATTGAAACAAGCCCGTGAGGCTGAATTTGTATTTGCATCTGCCACAGTAAATCCCGTTGATGAGATTTTTCAATTTATTCTGAATGCACGCAAAGAAAAGGGTTACTCGCTATCCATGACACAGGTAATGATGGAACGTACAGTCGAAGTTTTTCCTGATCAGTTTATTTTTTTTGAAGTGATGAAAGGATACGAACGCGCAGCCGCGAGCATTGCCATTCGTGTTGCCGATGATATTTTGTATAACTTTTATTCAGCCCATCATTCACGGTACGATGCCTGGAGCCCGGTGGTGATGTTGATCGATGGTATGTATGGTTGGTGCCAACAACACGGAATCCGGCTGTTGGATTTGGGAACTTCCGCGGTGGAGAATCAACCCAACTTTTCGCTGCTCGACTTTAAGCTGCGCCTGGGCGCACAACCCACTGCTAAGCTTACCTTTACCAAAGACCTGACGTAA